The Desulforegulaceae bacterium genome segment AAAAACTCCAGTCTTTTGTAGTTGAGCATATAGAGCAGGCTCTTACCCAGGCTCTTGGAAGCGGGGCTTTAATGGGATATCCTGTTGCAGACACTTTAGTTGAATTAAGACAATTTAAGGGAAAAGATGAGTTCCCCACAATAATTTCGTTAAAAGCAGCCTCTTCAATGGCCCTAAGAAATGCTCTTTCAAATGCAGAGCCTTTTCTTTTAGAACCTATAATGGACGTTGAAATTTTTGTACCTGAAGAATTTATGGGGGATGTAATAGGGAACTTAAATTCAAGAGGCGGAAAAATTGAAGCTATAAATCCAAAAGCAGGAATTCAGGAAATAATGGCAAAAGCTCCTCTTTCTTCACTTTTTGGATATTCAACTGATTTAAGATCCTCTTCCCAGGGAAGAGCTACATTTACAATGAAATTTTCACATTTTGATAAAATTTAAATTATTATTGCCATCTGGGGGGCGGACTATTATCCGCCCACTCAAATATCCGCAATTTCAAATTATTTAGAAAAAGGGCAGAAACAGATTATGCCCTTACACAACTCCACGATACAAAATTCCATTGTTTTAAATAATCAAATTCCCAAACACTCCATCAGGTAATGAATTCAATCTAATTGATTTCTTAATCAATCGAAACTGAGCTTTTTCTTCACCATCTTCTTTTTCAGACTTTTTCTTTTTCTTTTTTCCCCTGTTCAAAAAAGCCTTCAATCTTTCATCTACCTCTGATTTTTCTTTTCCATCAAGAAGAGAGGCTGCTTTTTTATAATGAAAAACAGTTAAATCATTATCATTTCTAAGCTCATGATATCTTCCAAGATAATAATGGGAAAGCCCTGAATAACCAGACTTTTCATTTGCAACAGCATTGTAATACCAAAGATAGAGTATCTCAGGATGTTTAAGAGTGAGAATATCAAAAAGCTCCTTTGCCCTTTCATAGTTTTCAAGCTCAAGATAAGCTCTCCCCCTGAAAACTTCTATTTCTAAAAAATCAACCCCATGGGCTTTTATTGTATTAAATTTTTGCAAAGCACTCTTAAAATCACCTTTGTAAAACAAGGTTTTTCCATAATCAAACAAAAGCTCACTGTCCAAGGCATTATATTTCAGGGCTTTTAAAAAATAGTATTTTGATTTTTCATATTCTTCGTTTTTCATGGCAAGAAGAGCAAGGCCATAATATGCTCCGGGTTTTTTTTGAGGATCTTTTTCCATTTCTTCAAATCTTTTAAGGGCAAAGTTTTTTTCTTCATAAAGTGCTGTTATTTTAATTTTTACTTTGTTAAATCTGCTGAACACTCCTTTTTCACCTCTGGTGCAGGTTTCAACCAGCTCTTTATTGTTATCTATAAATGAAGAAATATATTCTATTCTTTCCTTGGTTCCCGGATGGGTTCTCATATAAACAGGAGCATGTTCTTCTGTGAAATATTCCTTTGATCTCATTGTTTTTAAAATTTCAAGTAAACCTTCGGGCGAATAACCAGCCTTGGTAAGGTAAATCAGTCCCTTTTTATCAGCTTCCCTTTCATGCTCCCTGGAATATGAAAGCATGGCTGACTGGCCTAAAGCCTGGGTGCCTGCTATAAGACCCATTACAGCATCAGGATCTCCCCCGCTCATTCCAAGGGCTATTCCCGCTGCAAGGCCAGCAAGTGTTCCAAGGGAAATTTTCTTGGAATCTTCTACCTGCTGGGCAATATGTCTTGAAGTTACATGGGCTGCTTCATGGGCTAAAATACCAACAAGCTCACATTCTTCTTCCATGGCTGCAATCAAGCCCGTATGAACAAAAATATAACCGCCTGGAACTGCAAAAGCATTGTACTCTTTGTTTTTTATTATATGAAAACTAAAATCAAAAAGCCTATTATCTGAATTATCAACCACAACCTGACCTATATCATTTATGTATTTTACAATATAGGGATCTGTAACCACAGGGTAAGCCCGCTTTATTTGATTTAAAACTTCTCTTCCAATAACTTTTTCTTCTTTTACACTGAGCGAATATGAAAAATCAGGGATAATAAAAATTGAAAAAATTATTAGAAAAACTGAGACAAAAGAAAAATAAAATCTCATCATGATTCCTTTTTACTTGAAATAGACAGCCTAAATCTTATACTGCAAGCCATTGAGTTAATTATTTCAAAAATACAATATTTATGCTAGAGGAAATTTACTATGGCACAGGTTATAGCAATAGCAAATCAAAAGGGAGGTGTGGGCAAAACTACAACATCTGTAAACCTTGCAGCAGCATTTGCCCTTTCAAATAAAAAAACACTGCTTGTTGACTGTGATCCTCAGGCAAATGCAACTACAGGCTCAGGAATTGACAAGTTGGAGCTTGAAAACACACTTTACCAGCTTCTCATAGGGATGGCAGAAGCTAAAGAGGTTGTATGTGAAACAGAAACAAAAAACCTTTATATTATTCCTTCAAAGGTTGAACTCATAGGATTTGAAGTTGAAATTCTTTCTGAAGAGGACAGGGAAACTTATCTAGGATCAGCTTTAAATAAAATTAAAAACGATTATGAGTATATTATTCTTGACTGCCCTCCTTCATTAAGTCTTCTCACCTTGAATGCCCTTGCCTGTGCTGATACTGTACTGATTCCTCTTCAAAGTGAATTTTACGCACTTGAAGGTTTAAGTCAGCTTTTGCAGACAATAAAACGGGTTAAGCAAAGCATTAATAAAAATTTAAAAATTTCCGGCATTCTTTTAACAATGTTTGATAAAAGAACAAATCTTTCTGCCCAGGTTGAAGAAGACGCCAGAGCACATTTTAAAGATCTGGTTTTTAAAACCAAAATCCCTAGAAACATAAGGCTTTCTGAAGCACCGAGCTATGGAGTTCCTATTTTTTCATATGATCCGTCTTCAACAGGGGCAAAAAGTTACCTTCAGCTGGCAAAAGAAATAATTAAAAAAAACAAATAAAAATTACTGGCTCAAATAATGGAAAAAAAGAAAAAACTTGAAAAAAGAAGAGGCCTTGGAAAAGGCCTTGGAGCATTGCTCCCTGACATAGAACCTGAAATTGAAAAAGAGGAGGATGAAAAAGAATTTGTTAAAATTTCTATTAATCATCTTAAACAAAATCCTTATCAGCCAAGGAAAAAGTTTAGTGAAGAAGAAATTGAAGAACTGAGTCAGTCCATCAAAGAATATGGAATTCTTCAGCCCGTCCTTGTAAGACAAAGTCATGATAACAATGATGAATTTTACATAATTGCCGGAGAAAGAAGAGTAAGGGCTGCAAAACTTGCAGAACTTGAAAAAATTCCTGTGCTGATAAAAGAAATAACTGATGAACAAATGCTTCAAATTTCAATAATTGAAAACATTCAAAGAGAAAACCTAAACCCTGTTGAAGAAGCAAAAGCATTTAAAAGACTGATAAGCGAGTTTAATCGTACCCAGGAAGAACTTGCAAATATTGTAGGAAAAAGCAGACCAGCCATTTCAAACACATTAAGGCTTTTAAAACTTCCAGAAAACATTCTTGATTCTTTGTCAGACTCCCTTATTTCAGGAGGTCATGCAAGGGCACTTCTTGGAGCAAAAGACGAATTTATCCAAAACAAGGTCTTCTACGAAATCCTGGATAAAAAACTAAGCGTAAGAGAAACAGAACATCTTGTAAAAAGGCTCAATGAAAATGATATCAATTTAAGACCAAAACCAGCATTACCGCCTGAATACAAAACCATGGCTGTCAAACTTTCCCACCTAATCGGAACCAAAGTAAATATTTCAGCAAAAAAGAACAACACTGGAAAAATTGAAATAAACTTCAGGGATGAAAATGAATTAAATAAAATTTTTAAGCTTTTAAATTCAGTTGAAAATGAAAACCAGCAGGCAGGATAAAATGAAAGATGATATAATTATTGCAAAAACCTCAGGTTTTTGCATGGGTGTAAGAAGGGCAGTTGAAATTGCCCTTGATGAGGCAAATACAAAAAAAGGGGGGAAAATTCACACTTTCGGCCCTCTTATCCATAACCCCCAAGTACTAAAACTTCTTGAAGATAAAAAAATAAAATGCATAGAAAAAATTCCAGAAAAAGGTGAAGGCACTATAATCATTAGAGCCCATGGAATTCCTCCCCAATCAAAGAAAAAACTCAAAGAAGCAGGATTTCAGGTAGTTGATGCAACTTGTCCAAGGGTGATAAAAGTTCAGGCGATTATAAAAAAGCATTCAGCACAAGGCTATGAAGTGATAATTGCAGGAGATCATGACCATGCAGAAGTTATAGGACTTCTTGGGTATTCAGGCAAAAAAGGCCATGTAATAAACTCAATTGAAGAATTTGAAGCTCTTCCAGTATTTGAAAAAGCAATTATTGTTGCCCAAACAACCCAGAATACAAAATTTTACAAAAAACTTGAAGAAAAAATATCCAAAGATTTCCCTGACTATAAGTTTTTCAATACAATTTGTGATTCAACAGAAAAAAGACAGGAAGAAATAAAAAGAATTTCAAAAAAAGTTGATGCTGTGATTGTTGTTGGAGGAAAAACAAGCGGAAACACAAAAAGACTAAAAGAAGTTGCTTCCCAGGAAGGTAAAACAGCTTTTCATATTGAAGACGAGTCAGAGCTTGATATGGATTTTATTGCCTCCCAGAAAAAAATTGCAATAACAGCGGGAGCTTCAACTCCAAACTGGGTAATTTCACAGGTTTACAAAGCAATAAAAACAGCAAGACTTAAAAAGAATAAAAGCTCATTTTTATTTTGTTTTGTAATTCTTAAGTTTCTGCTTCGTTCAAATATTCTTCTTGCACTTGGAGCTGGAGCACTTTCAACTGCAGCTGCAGTTCTTCTTGATCTTTCTCCTATAAAAATAAGTACAATTCTTTGTGTATCCCTTTATATTTTTTCAATCCATACAATAAACAACCTGACCCTTATAGATTCAGACAGATTCAATGACCCTCAAAAAGCAGACGTTTATGATAAATTCAAAATTCCTTTGTTGTTAATGGCCCTGGTTGCCGGAATTTTATGTGTATGGATTTCATTTCATCTTGGTATTCTTCCTTTTTTGACAATTCTTTTTATGTGTGCTGCCGGACTTTGCTATAAGCTGCCCATAATAAATATTCCTGGAATTACCAAAGGATTTGAACCATTAAGTAAAATAAAAGGCTCAAAAGCAATTCTCATTGGAGGAGCCTGGGGAACTCTTTGTACAATTCTGCCTGTTTTTTCTGCAGCAAGCTTTGGCTTCTCAAAAATACCCGGAGTTTTTGTTGTTTTTGTTTTTTGTGCTTCAATGGCACTTTTCAGAACAATGTGGGTTGATATTATAGAAATCCAGGGAAACAAAATTGCTGGAGAAATTACAATCCCAATTTTATACGGAGAAAAGAAAACAGCTGAGTTTATAAAATATCTTCTTTTAGCCATGATTTTACTTTTATTTATATCCTCTTTTTTGGGAATAATCACAAAATTTGGATATCTTCTTATGATTTATCCTGCTCTTTCGCTTGGATTTATAATTTCAAGCAGTAAAAAAGAAATTCAGCCAGGATTTTTTGATGATATAATCACAGAAAGTATATTTATTACAGCGGGAGTACTTGCTCTTTTATGGAAGATTTTTACCTGACAAAACCTGTTAAATTAGAAATAACCAATGAACTTGATCTTCACAATTTCAAGCCCGGGGAAGTAAAGGAACTTATTGAAGAATATATTTATCAATGTATAAAGATAAATATATTTGAGGTAAGAATAATTCACGGCAAAGGCAAGGGTATTTTAAGAAAAAAAGTGGAAAGTGTTCTTAAAAAAAACACCTTTGTCAAAAGTTTTAGCACAGCCTCCCCAGGATCCGGTTTCTGGGGAGCCACAATTGCCGTTTTAAAAAAACCTGATGAGGACAAAAAAATGAACTCTGATAAATGCCTTATAATAGTTGATATGCTCAATGATTTTATAGATAAAAAAGGAGCTTTATTCAGCGGAAAAACTGCACAAAAAGCTTGTGAAAAGATAAAACTCAGGCTTGATGAATTCAGAAAAAACAATCATCCTGTAATTTTTCTTAAAGACAGCCATGATCTAAATGACAAAGAATTTGAAAAATTTCCAAAACATTGTGTAAAAAACACCTGGGGATCTAAAATAATTGATGAACTCAAGCCCCTTGAAAATGAAATAATAATTGAAAAAACAAGATACAGTGGATTTTACAATACAAGGCTTGACCAGGTTTTAAGAAAAATCAACCCCAAATCAATTTATCTTTGCGGAGTATGTACTTCAATTTGTGTAATGGATACAGCAGGAGGACTTGCAAACAGAGATTACAAAGTAATTATCCATGAAAATGAAACAGCTGACTTTGATGAAGAAATGCATGTTTTTTCAATCAAAAGAATGAAGAACATATATGGAGTAGAAATAATCTAAAATGATTTTAAAAAATTCCATCTCCCCTCTTTTCACAGATTTTTACGAACTCACCATGATGGCCGGCTATTTTAAAAACAAAATGAACAAAGAGGCTGTTTTTTCTGTTTCTTTAAGGCTCGATGAAAAAAGAAATTTTTTT includes the following:
- a CDS encoding ParA family protein, with the translated sequence MAQVIAIANQKGGVGKTTTSVNLAAAFALSNKKTLLVDCDPQANATTGSGIDKLELENTLYQLLIGMAEAKEVVCETETKNLYIIPSKVELIGFEVEILSEEDRETYLGSALNKIKNDYEYIILDCPPSLSLLTLNALACADTVLIPLQSEFYALEGLSQLLQTIKRVKQSINKNLKISGILLTMFDKRTNLSAQVEEDARAHFKDLVFKTKIPRNIRLSEAPSYGVPIFSYDPSSTGAKSYLQLAKEIIKKNK
- a CDS encoding M48 family metalloprotease, whose product is MRFYFSFVSVFLIIFSIFIIPDFSYSLSVKEEKVIGREVLNQIKRAYPVVTDPYIVKYINDIGQVVVDNSDNRLFDFSFHIIKNKEYNAFAVPGGYIFVHTGLIAAMEEECELVGILAHEAAHVTSRHIAQQVEDSKKISLGTLAGLAAGIALGMSGGDPDAVMGLIAGTQALGQSAMLSYSREHEREADKKGLIYLTKAGYSPEGLLEILKTMRSKEYFTEEHAPVYMRTHPGTKERIEYISSFIDNNKELVETCTRGEKGVFSRFNKVKIKITALYEEKNFALKRFEEMEKDPQKKPGAYYGLALLAMKNEEYEKSKYYFLKALKYNALDSELLFDYGKTLFYKGDFKSALQKFNTIKAHGVDFLEIEVFRGRAYLELENYERAKELFDILTLKHPEILYLWYYNAVANEKSGYSGLSHYYLGRYHELRNDNDLTVFHYKKAASLLDGKEKSEVDERLKAFLNRGKKKKKKSEKEDGEEKAQFRLIKKSIRLNSLPDGVFGNLII
- the ispH gene encoding 4-hydroxy-3-methylbut-2-enyl diphosphate reductase → MKDDIIIAKTSGFCMGVRRAVEIALDEANTKKGGKIHTFGPLIHNPQVLKLLEDKKIKCIEKIPEKGEGTIIIRAHGIPPQSKKKLKEAGFQVVDATCPRVIKVQAIIKKHSAQGYEVIIAGDHDHAEVIGLLGYSGKKGHVINSIEEFEALPVFEKAIIVAQTTQNTKFYKKLEEKISKDFPDYKFFNTICDSTEKRQEEIKRISKKVDAVIVVGGKTSGNTKRLKEVASQEGKTAFHIEDESELDMDFIASQKKIAITAGASTPNWVISQVYKAIKTARLKKNKSSFLFCFVILKFLLRSNILLALGAGALSTAAAVLLDLSPIKISTILCVSLYIFSIHTINNLTLIDSDRFNDPQKADVYDKFKIPLLLMALVAGILCVWISFHLGILPFLTILFMCAAGLCYKLPIINIPGITKGFEPLSKIKGSKAILIGGAWGTLCTILPVFSAASFGFSKIPGVFVVFVFCASMALFRTMWVDIIEIQGNKIAGEITIPILYGEKKTAEFIKYLLLAMILLLFISSFLGIITKFGYLLMIYPALSLGFIISSSKKEIQPGFFDDIITESIFITAGVLALLWKIFT
- a CDS encoding isochorismatase family protein, with the protein product MEDFYLTKPVKLEITNELDLHNFKPGEVKELIEEYIYQCIKINIFEVRIIHGKGKGILRKKVESVLKKNTFVKSFSTASPGSGFWGATIAVLKKPDEDKKMNSDKCLIIVDMLNDFIDKKGALFSGKTAQKACEKIKLRLDEFRKNNHPVIFLKDSHDLNDKEFEKFPKHCVKNTWGSKIIDELKPLENEIIIEKTRYSGFYNTRLDQVLRKINPKSIYLCGVCTSICVMDTAGGLANRDYKVIIHENETADFDEEMHVFSIKRMKNIYGVEII
- a CDS encoding ParB/RepB/Spo0J family partition protein, producing the protein MEKKKKLEKRRGLGKGLGALLPDIEPEIEKEEDEKEFVKISINHLKQNPYQPRKKFSEEEIEELSQSIKEYGILQPVLVRQSHDNNDEFYIIAGERRVRAAKLAELEKIPVLIKEITDEQMLQISIIENIQRENLNPVEEAKAFKRLISEFNRTQEELANIVGKSRPAISNTLRLLKLPENILDSLSDSLISGGHARALLGAKDEFIQNKVFYEILDKKLSVRETEHLVKRLNENDINLRPKPALPPEYKTMAVKLSHLIGTKVNISAKKNNTGKIEINFRDENELNKIFKLLNSVENENQQAG